A window from Salarias fasciatus chromosome 11, fSalaFa1.1, whole genome shotgun sequence encodes these proteins:
- the ca14 gene encoding carbonic anhydrase 14 isoform X4 codes for MDSFGPFILLILMFFQWTAAPTAGEVTWTYSGLVGQSEWSEYFPECGGTSQSPVDVTTTKTRYNPDLKAVTPLGYSQHGNRPFSLHNNGHTVVIELPEWMGLRGLPWLFTAVQLHLHWGSGGPSHGGSEHTINGQSADAELHVVHYNSELYPNMSAAMTQRDGLAVLGILIVTGEETNPGFDNILNYLSRIRHADQKAFIPAFDVQSLLPKDLGRYYRYNGSLTTPPCYQSVIWTLFRERVQISKAQLLKMETILYSSKSDEPDRMLLQDNYRTTQPLNHRVVFTSFSAESGKELSSGEVTAIVVGVMCGCVGLAVIIRFIVKTIRLKEPEKEKEKKQDVALNSTSAAEKKEEPSPSPQSEP; via the exons ATGGATTCTTTTGGTCCCTTTATCCTACTAATACTTATGTTTTTCCAGTGGACAGCTGCTCCCACTGCCG gGGAAGTCACCTGGACCTATTCTG GGTTGGTCGGTCAGTCCGAGTGGTCGGAGTATTTCCCCGAATGCGGCGGCACCTCCCAGTCCCCGGTCGACGTGACGACCACCAAAACCCGATACAACCCCGATCTGAAGGCCGTGACCCCGCTGGGCTACAGTCAGCACGGCAACCGGCCCTTTTCCCTGCACAACAACGGACACACAG TGGTGATTGAGCTGCCGGAGTGGATGGGGCTGAGAGGGCTGCCGTGGCTCttcacagcagtgcagctgCACCTTCACTGGGGCAGCGGCGGCCCGAGCCACGGGGGCAGCGAACACACCATCAACGGGCAGAGTGCAGACGCAGAG ctTCATGTGGTGCACTACAACTCAGAGCTTTACCCCAACATGTCTGCAGCCATGACCCAGAGGGACGGCCTGGCCGTTTTAGGGATTCTCATTGTG ACAGGTGAGGAGACAAACCCGGGATTTGACAATATCTTAAACTACCTGAGCCGTATCAGACATGCAG ATCAGAAGGCGTTCATTCCTGCCTTCGATGTCCAGTCTCTGCTCCCCAAGGATCTGGGACGCTACTATCGGTATAACGGCTCCCTGACGACACCCCCCTGCTACCAGAGCGTCATCTGGACGCTGTTCCGCGAAAGAGTCCAAATCTCTAAGGCTCAG ctgctgaagATGGAGACGATCCTTTATTCCAGTAAAAGTGACGAACCCGACAggatgctgctgcaggacaACTACCGCACGACGCAGCCGCTCAACCACCGAGTGgtcttcacctccttctctGCAG AATCGGGGAAGGAGCTCTCCTCTG GTGAAGTCACGGCCATCGTGGTCGGGGTGATGTGCGGCTGCGTCGGCCTGGCAGTCATCATTCGCTTCATCGTGAAGACGATACG ACTAAAGGAgccggagaaggagaaggagaaaaaacaggACGTGGCCCTGAACTCCACCTCAGCAGCTGAGAAGAAGGAGGAGCCTTCGCCGTCCCCTCAGAGCGAGCCGTAG
- the ca14 gene encoding carbonic anhydrase 14 isoform X1, with protein sequence MDSFGPFILLILMFFQWTAAPTAGEVTWTYSGLVGQSEWSEYFPECGGTSQSPVDVTTTKTRYNPDLKAVTPLGYSQHGNRPFSLHNNGHTVVIELPEWMGLRGLPWLFTAVQLHLHWGSGGPSHGGSEHTINGQSADAELHVVHYNSELYPNMSAAMTQRDGLAVLGILIVTGEETNPGFDNILNYLSRIRHADQKAFIPAFDVQSLLPKDLGRYYRYNGSLTTPPCYQSVIWTLFRERVQISKAQLLKMETILYSSKSDEPDRMLLQDNYRTTQPLNHRVVFTSFSAESGKELSSGEVTAIVVGVMCGCVGLAVIIRFIVKTIRFFKLLHLETVVVNSSTSSWDVLHNNRPAPMPRLKEPEKEKEKKQDVALNSTSAAEKKEEPSPSPQSEP encoded by the exons ATGGATTCTTTTGGTCCCTTTATCCTACTAATACTTATGTTTTTCCAGTGGACAGCTGCTCCCACTGCCG gGGAAGTCACCTGGACCTATTCTG GGTTGGTCGGTCAGTCCGAGTGGTCGGAGTATTTCCCCGAATGCGGCGGCACCTCCCAGTCCCCGGTCGACGTGACGACCACCAAAACCCGATACAACCCCGATCTGAAGGCCGTGACCCCGCTGGGCTACAGTCAGCACGGCAACCGGCCCTTTTCCCTGCACAACAACGGACACACAG TGGTGATTGAGCTGCCGGAGTGGATGGGGCTGAGAGGGCTGCCGTGGCTCttcacagcagtgcagctgCACCTTCACTGGGGCAGCGGCGGCCCGAGCCACGGGGGCAGCGAACACACCATCAACGGGCAGAGTGCAGACGCAGAG ctTCATGTGGTGCACTACAACTCAGAGCTTTACCCCAACATGTCTGCAGCCATGACCCAGAGGGACGGCCTGGCCGTTTTAGGGATTCTCATTGTG ACAGGTGAGGAGACAAACCCGGGATTTGACAATATCTTAAACTACCTGAGCCGTATCAGACATGCAG ATCAGAAGGCGTTCATTCCTGCCTTCGATGTCCAGTCTCTGCTCCCCAAGGATCTGGGACGCTACTATCGGTATAACGGCTCCCTGACGACACCCCCCTGCTACCAGAGCGTCATCTGGACGCTGTTCCGCGAAAGAGTCCAAATCTCTAAGGCTCAG ctgctgaagATGGAGACGATCCTTTATTCCAGTAAAAGTGACGAACCCGACAggatgctgctgcaggacaACTACCGCACGACGCAGCCGCTCAACCACCGAGTGgtcttcacctccttctctGCAG AATCGGGGAAGGAGCTCTCCTCTG GTGAAGTCACGGCCATCGTGGTCGGGGTGATGTGCGGCTGCGTCGGCCTGGCAGTCATCATTCGCTTCATCGTGAAGACGATACG ATTTTTTAAACTCCTTCACCTCGAAACAGTCGTGGTAAACAG TTCTACTTCTAGCTGGGACGTCCTGCACAATAACCGGCCCGCTCCCATGCCAAG ACTAAAGGAgccggagaaggagaaggagaaaaaacaggACGTGGCCCTGAACTCCACCTCAGCAGCTGAGAAGAAGGAGGAGCCTTCGCCGTCCCCTCAGAGCGAGCCGTAG
- the ca14 gene encoding carbonic anhydrase 14 isoform X2 has product MDSFGPFILLILMFFQWTAAPTAGEVTWTYSGLVGQSEWSEYFPECGGTSQSPVDVTTTKTRYNPDLKAVTPLGYSQHGNRPFSLHNNGHTVVIELPEWMGLRGLPWLFTAVQLHLHWGSGGPSHGGSEHTINGQSADAELHVVHYNSELYPNMSAAMTQRDGLAVLGILIVTGEETNPGFDNILNYLSRIRHADQKAFIPAFDVQSLLPKDLGRYYRYNGSLTTPPCYQSVIWTLFRERVQISKAQLLKMETILYSSKSDEPDRMLLQDNYRTTQPLNHRVVFTSFSAESGKELSSGEVTAIVVGVMCGCVGLAVIIRFIVKTIRSTSSWDVLHNNRPAPMPRLKEPEKEKEKKQDVALNSTSAAEKKEEPSPSPQSEP; this is encoded by the exons ATGGATTCTTTTGGTCCCTTTATCCTACTAATACTTATGTTTTTCCAGTGGACAGCTGCTCCCACTGCCG gGGAAGTCACCTGGACCTATTCTG GGTTGGTCGGTCAGTCCGAGTGGTCGGAGTATTTCCCCGAATGCGGCGGCACCTCCCAGTCCCCGGTCGACGTGACGACCACCAAAACCCGATACAACCCCGATCTGAAGGCCGTGACCCCGCTGGGCTACAGTCAGCACGGCAACCGGCCCTTTTCCCTGCACAACAACGGACACACAG TGGTGATTGAGCTGCCGGAGTGGATGGGGCTGAGAGGGCTGCCGTGGCTCttcacagcagtgcagctgCACCTTCACTGGGGCAGCGGCGGCCCGAGCCACGGGGGCAGCGAACACACCATCAACGGGCAGAGTGCAGACGCAGAG ctTCATGTGGTGCACTACAACTCAGAGCTTTACCCCAACATGTCTGCAGCCATGACCCAGAGGGACGGCCTGGCCGTTTTAGGGATTCTCATTGTG ACAGGTGAGGAGACAAACCCGGGATTTGACAATATCTTAAACTACCTGAGCCGTATCAGACATGCAG ATCAGAAGGCGTTCATTCCTGCCTTCGATGTCCAGTCTCTGCTCCCCAAGGATCTGGGACGCTACTATCGGTATAACGGCTCCCTGACGACACCCCCCTGCTACCAGAGCGTCATCTGGACGCTGTTCCGCGAAAGAGTCCAAATCTCTAAGGCTCAG ctgctgaagATGGAGACGATCCTTTATTCCAGTAAAAGTGACGAACCCGACAggatgctgctgcaggacaACTACCGCACGACGCAGCCGCTCAACCACCGAGTGgtcttcacctccttctctGCAG AATCGGGGAAGGAGCTCTCCTCTG GTGAAGTCACGGCCATCGTGGTCGGGGTGATGTGCGGCTGCGTCGGCCTGGCAGTCATCATTCGCTTCATCGTGAAGACGATACG TTCTACTTCTAGCTGGGACGTCCTGCACAATAACCGGCCCGCTCCCATGCCAAG ACTAAAGGAgccggagaaggagaaggagaaaaaacaggACGTGGCCCTGAACTCCACCTCAGCAGCTGAGAAGAAGGAGGAGCCTTCGCCGTCCCCTCAGAGCGAGCCGTAG
- the ca14 gene encoding carbonic anhydrase 14 isoform X6: MDSFGPFILLILMFFQWTAAPTAGEVTWTYSGLVGQSEWSEYFPECGGTSQSPVDVTTTKTRYNPDLKAVTPLGYSQHGNRPFSLHNNGHTVVIELPEWMGLRGLPWLFTAVQLHLHWGSGGPSHGGSEHTINGQSADAELHVVHYNSELYPNMSAAMTQRDGLAVLGILIVTGEETNPGFDNILNYLSRIRHADQKAFIPAFDVQSLLPKDLGRYYRYNGSLTTPPCYQSVIWTLFRERVQISKAQLLKMETILYSSKSDEPDRMLLQDNYRTTQPLNHRVVFTSFSAESGKELSSGEVTAIVVGVMCGCVGLAVIIRFIVKTIRFFKLLHLETVVVNRWLT; this comes from the exons ATGGATTCTTTTGGTCCCTTTATCCTACTAATACTTATGTTTTTCCAGTGGACAGCTGCTCCCACTGCCG gGGAAGTCACCTGGACCTATTCTG GGTTGGTCGGTCAGTCCGAGTGGTCGGAGTATTTCCCCGAATGCGGCGGCACCTCCCAGTCCCCGGTCGACGTGACGACCACCAAAACCCGATACAACCCCGATCTGAAGGCCGTGACCCCGCTGGGCTACAGTCAGCACGGCAACCGGCCCTTTTCCCTGCACAACAACGGACACACAG TGGTGATTGAGCTGCCGGAGTGGATGGGGCTGAGAGGGCTGCCGTGGCTCttcacagcagtgcagctgCACCTTCACTGGGGCAGCGGCGGCCCGAGCCACGGGGGCAGCGAACACACCATCAACGGGCAGAGTGCAGACGCAGAG ctTCATGTGGTGCACTACAACTCAGAGCTTTACCCCAACATGTCTGCAGCCATGACCCAGAGGGACGGCCTGGCCGTTTTAGGGATTCTCATTGTG ACAGGTGAGGAGACAAACCCGGGATTTGACAATATCTTAAACTACCTGAGCCGTATCAGACATGCAG ATCAGAAGGCGTTCATTCCTGCCTTCGATGTCCAGTCTCTGCTCCCCAAGGATCTGGGACGCTACTATCGGTATAACGGCTCCCTGACGACACCCCCCTGCTACCAGAGCGTCATCTGGACGCTGTTCCGCGAAAGAGTCCAAATCTCTAAGGCTCAG ctgctgaagATGGAGACGATCCTTTATTCCAGTAAAAGTGACGAACCCGACAggatgctgctgcaggacaACTACCGCACGACGCAGCCGCTCAACCACCGAGTGgtcttcacctccttctctGCAG AATCGGGGAAGGAGCTCTCCTCTG GTGAAGTCACGGCCATCGTGGTCGGGGTGATGTGCGGCTGCGTCGGCCTGGCAGTCATCATTCGCTTCATCGTGAAGACGATACG ATTTTTTAAACTCCTTCACCTCGAAACAGTCGTGGTAAACAGGTGGCTTACCTGA
- the LOC115396718 gene encoding angiogenin-2-like, with the protein MAAPGVFLSLALCALLAHQIQAKNEAPCQASKWNNGFRTFLKRHIRSGTPGSLDQNQWEAYIRNNGGCDRPTQSFIHPDELDRVKAVCSSQGGKVFKENLCISRQPFSFVTVRSEPGTCGIRSIREETKHLILACEVLENQCLPVHFEGNPQNLKPSNNARGCQDPQTTGRASSLKMTWLWLLCVLPIAIYGY; encoded by the coding sequence ATGGCTGCCCCCGGAGTCTTCCTCTCCCTGGCTCTCTGTGCCCTGCTGGCTCATCAAATCCAGGCCAAAAACGAGGCTCCCTGCCAGGCCTCCAAATGGAACAACGGCTTCAGGACCTTCCTCAAACGTCACATCCGCTCCGGCACGCCCGGCTCCCTGGACCAAAACCAGTGGGAGGCCTACATCAGGAACAACGGCGGCTGTGACAGACCCACGCAGTCCTTCATCCACCCGGACGAGCTGGACCGGGTGAAGGCCGTGTGCTCCAGCCAGGGAGGGAAGGTGTTCAAGGAGAACCTGTGCATCAGCCGGCAGCCTTTCTCCTTCGTCACGGTGAGGAGCGAACCGGGAACCTGCGGCATCCGGAGCATCCGAGAGGAGACCAAACACCTCATCCTGGCCTGCGAGGTGTTGGAGAACCAGTGCCTGCCTGTGCATTTTGAGGGAAACCCTCAGAATCTGAAGCCCAGCAACAACGCCAGAGGATGCCAGGACCCACAGACCACAGGGCGAGCCAGCAGCTTGAAGATGACCTGGctctggctgctgtgtgtcctACCTATCGCTATTTATGGATACTAA
- the ca14 gene encoding carbonic anhydrase 14 isoform X5: protein MDSFGPFILLILMFFQWTAAPTAGEVTWTYSGLVGQSEWSEYFPECGGTSQSPVDVTTTKTRYNPDLKAVTPLGYSQHGNRPFSLHNNGHTVVIELPEWMGLRGLPWLFTAVQLHLHWGSGGPSHGGSEHTINGQSADAELHVVHYNSELYPNMSAAMTQRDGLAVLGILIVTGEETNPGFDNILNYLSRIRHADQKAFIPAFDVQSLLPKDLGRYYRYNGSLTTPPCYQSVIWTLFRERVQISKAQLLKMETILYSSKSDEPDRMLLQDNYRTTQPLNHRVVFTSFSAESGKELSSGEVTAIVVGVMCGCVGLAVIIRFIVKTIRFFKLLHLETVVTKGAGEGEGEKTGRGPELHLSS, encoded by the exons ATGGATTCTTTTGGTCCCTTTATCCTACTAATACTTATGTTTTTCCAGTGGACAGCTGCTCCCACTGCCG gGGAAGTCACCTGGACCTATTCTG GGTTGGTCGGTCAGTCCGAGTGGTCGGAGTATTTCCCCGAATGCGGCGGCACCTCCCAGTCCCCGGTCGACGTGACGACCACCAAAACCCGATACAACCCCGATCTGAAGGCCGTGACCCCGCTGGGCTACAGTCAGCACGGCAACCGGCCCTTTTCCCTGCACAACAACGGACACACAG TGGTGATTGAGCTGCCGGAGTGGATGGGGCTGAGAGGGCTGCCGTGGCTCttcacagcagtgcagctgCACCTTCACTGGGGCAGCGGCGGCCCGAGCCACGGGGGCAGCGAACACACCATCAACGGGCAGAGTGCAGACGCAGAG ctTCATGTGGTGCACTACAACTCAGAGCTTTACCCCAACATGTCTGCAGCCATGACCCAGAGGGACGGCCTGGCCGTTTTAGGGATTCTCATTGTG ACAGGTGAGGAGACAAACCCGGGATTTGACAATATCTTAAACTACCTGAGCCGTATCAGACATGCAG ATCAGAAGGCGTTCATTCCTGCCTTCGATGTCCAGTCTCTGCTCCCCAAGGATCTGGGACGCTACTATCGGTATAACGGCTCCCTGACGACACCCCCCTGCTACCAGAGCGTCATCTGGACGCTGTTCCGCGAAAGAGTCCAAATCTCTAAGGCTCAG ctgctgaagATGGAGACGATCCTTTATTCCAGTAAAAGTGACGAACCCGACAggatgctgctgcaggacaACTACCGCACGACGCAGCCGCTCAACCACCGAGTGgtcttcacctccttctctGCAG AATCGGGGAAGGAGCTCTCCTCTG GTGAAGTCACGGCCATCGTGGTCGGGGTGATGTGCGGCTGCGTCGGCCTGGCAGTCATCATTCGCTTCATCGTGAAGACGATACG ATTTTTTAAACTCCTTCACCTCGAAACAGTCGTG ACTAAAGGAgccggagaaggagaaggagaaaaaacaggACGTGGCCCTGAACTCCACCTCAGCAGCTGA
- the crabp2a gene encoding cellular retinoic acid-binding protein 2a, with the protein MERKIPDFSGTWEMKSSENFEELLKTLGVNVMLRKIAVKAASKPLVEITQDGETLSIKTSTTVRTTHITFTVGQEFNESTVDGRPCTSFPRWETDSKISCEQTLQKGEGPKTSWTREITADGKLILTMRADDVICTRVYERQ; encoded by the exons ATGGAGCGCAAAATCCCAGATTTCTCTGGCACTTGGGAGATGAAGAGCTCTGAAAACTTCGAGGAACTCTTAAAAACATTAG GTGTCAACGTGATGCTGCGCAAGATTGCAGTGAAGGCGGCCTCCAAACCCCTGGTAGAGATCACGCAGGACGGAGAGACGCTGTCCATTAAAACTTCGACCACAGTCCGCACCACTCACATCACCTTCACCGTGGGGCAGGAGTTCAATGAGAGCACGGTGGACGGGCGTCCCTGCACG AGCTTTCCACGCTGGGAGACAGACAGtaagatcagctgtgagcagacTCTGCAGAAAGGAGAGGGACCAAAGACGTCCTGGACCCGTGAGATCACCGCAGACGGCAAACTCATCCTG aCCATGAGAGCAGATGATGTGATATGCACCAGAGTCTACGAGCGACAATGA
- the ca14 gene encoding carbonic anhydrase 14 isoform X3: MDSFGPFILLILMFFQWTAAPTAGEVTWTYSGLVGQSEWSEYFPECGGTSQSPVDVTTTKTRYNPDLKAVTPLGYSQHGNRPFSLHNNGHTVVIELPEWMGLRGLPWLFTAVQLHLHWGSGGPSHGGSEHTINGQSADAELHVVHYNSELYPNMSAAMTQRDGLAVLGILIVTGEETNPGFDNILNYLSRIRHADQKAFIPAFDVQSLLPKDLGRYYRYNGSLTTPPCYQSVIWTLFRERVQISKAQLLKMETILYSSKSDEPDRMLLQDNYRTTQPLNHRVVFTSFSAESGKELSSGEVTAIVVGVMCGCVGLAVIIRFIVKTIRFFKLLHLETVVVNRLKEPEKEKEKKQDVALNSTSAAEKKEEPSPSPQSEP; the protein is encoded by the exons ATGGATTCTTTTGGTCCCTTTATCCTACTAATACTTATGTTTTTCCAGTGGACAGCTGCTCCCACTGCCG gGGAAGTCACCTGGACCTATTCTG GGTTGGTCGGTCAGTCCGAGTGGTCGGAGTATTTCCCCGAATGCGGCGGCACCTCCCAGTCCCCGGTCGACGTGACGACCACCAAAACCCGATACAACCCCGATCTGAAGGCCGTGACCCCGCTGGGCTACAGTCAGCACGGCAACCGGCCCTTTTCCCTGCACAACAACGGACACACAG TGGTGATTGAGCTGCCGGAGTGGATGGGGCTGAGAGGGCTGCCGTGGCTCttcacagcagtgcagctgCACCTTCACTGGGGCAGCGGCGGCCCGAGCCACGGGGGCAGCGAACACACCATCAACGGGCAGAGTGCAGACGCAGAG ctTCATGTGGTGCACTACAACTCAGAGCTTTACCCCAACATGTCTGCAGCCATGACCCAGAGGGACGGCCTGGCCGTTTTAGGGATTCTCATTGTG ACAGGTGAGGAGACAAACCCGGGATTTGACAATATCTTAAACTACCTGAGCCGTATCAGACATGCAG ATCAGAAGGCGTTCATTCCTGCCTTCGATGTCCAGTCTCTGCTCCCCAAGGATCTGGGACGCTACTATCGGTATAACGGCTCCCTGACGACACCCCCCTGCTACCAGAGCGTCATCTGGACGCTGTTCCGCGAAAGAGTCCAAATCTCTAAGGCTCAG ctgctgaagATGGAGACGATCCTTTATTCCAGTAAAAGTGACGAACCCGACAggatgctgctgcaggacaACTACCGCACGACGCAGCCGCTCAACCACCGAGTGgtcttcacctccttctctGCAG AATCGGGGAAGGAGCTCTCCTCTG GTGAAGTCACGGCCATCGTGGTCGGGGTGATGTGCGGCTGCGTCGGCCTGGCAGTCATCATTCGCTTCATCGTGAAGACGATACG ATTTTTTAAACTCCTTCACCTCGAAACAGTCGTGGTAAACAG ACTAAAGGAgccggagaaggagaaggagaaaaaacaggACGTGGCCCTGAACTCCACCTCAGCAGCTGAGAAGAAGGAGGAGCCTTCGCCGTCCCCTCAGAGCGAGCCGTAG